A genomic segment from Truepera sp. encodes:
- the rpiA gene encoding ribose-5-phosphate isomerase RpiA, with protein MTGKPTGMEAMKQAAALRALALVEDGMLLGLGTGSTARWLLEGLGAKLRDGTLKNVTGVATSRQTEERAAALGIGLAELPAGGLDLAIDGMDEVTADLQVIKGLGGALTREKIVAAAAKRFVLIGDESKRVGHLGERAPLPVEVVNFGTKRLVRLLADLGAEPRLRLADGAPFVTDNGNLVYDLHFSTPFDATRTAELLADMPGVVEHGLFLGMAERAFIASRTGVDEVVA; from the coding sequence ATGACGGGAAAGCCTACCGGTATGGAAGCCATGAAGCAGGCCGCCGCCCTGCGCGCGCTGGCGCTGGTCGAGGACGGCATGCTCTTGGGTCTCGGCACGGGCAGCACGGCGCGCTGGCTGCTGGAGGGACTGGGCGCCAAGCTAAGGGACGGCACGCTCAAGAACGTGACGGGGGTGGCCACCTCGCGGCAGACGGAGGAACGCGCCGCCGCCCTGGGCATCGGGCTCGCGGAGCTGCCGGCCGGGGGGCTGGACCTGGCCATCGACGGCATGGACGAGGTGACCGCCGACCTACAGGTCATCAAGGGCCTCGGGGGAGCGCTCACGCGTGAGAAGATCGTCGCGGCCGCCGCCAAACGTTTCGTGCTGATAGGCGACGAGAGCAAGCGCGTGGGTCACCTCGGTGAGAGGGCGCCGCTGCCGGTCGAGGTCGTGAACTTCGGCACGAAGCGCCTGGTGCGCCTGCTGGCGGACCTGGGGGCGGAACCACGCCTGCGGCTGGCGGACGGAGCGCCGTTCGTGACCGACAACGGCAACCTCGTCTACGACCTGCACTTCAGCACTCCTTTCGACGCCACGCGGACTGCGGAACTGCTGGCCGACATGCCCGGGGTGGTCGAGCACGGGCTGTTCCTCGGCATGGCGGAACGCGCGTTCATCGCGAGCAGGACCGGCGTGGACGAGGTCGTGGCTTGA
- the acpS gene encoding holo-ACP synthase codes for MIVAVGLDLVELWRIRRSLERFPDRFVPRVFHPEELEALAGRGDMVPGLAARFAAKEAFQKCWSEPFGWRDVWVVKDGLRPKLRLAPELTEACRARDLVVHLSLTHGRDHAAAVVVLERRAKEPGDVSDA; via the coding sequence TTGATCGTCGCGGTGGGCCTGGACCTGGTGGAACTGTGGCGCATCCGCCGCTCCCTCGAGCGCTTCCCGGACAGGTTCGTGCCGCGCGTGTTCCACCCCGAAGAGCTGGAGGCCCTGGCGGGCCGGGGCGACATGGTGCCCGGGCTGGCGGCGCGTTTCGCGGCCAAGGAGGCCTTCCAGAAGTGCTGGAGCGAGCCGTTCGGCTGGCGTGACGTCTGGGTCGTCAAGGACGGCCTAAGGCCCAAGTTGCGCTTGGCGCCCGAGCTGACAGAGGCGTGCCGGGCCCGGGACCTCGTGGTGCACCTGTCGCTCACCCACGGCCGCGATCACGCCGCCGCCGTGGTCGTGCTCGAACGACGTGCGAAGGAGCCCGGCGATGTGTCCGACGCGTAA
- the rnhA gene encoding ribonuclease HI: MCPTRKPTKAQAPLFGAEEDAAGSPVTPREHVKVYTDGSCDTASGHGGWAYMLETPAGRTTASGYEGGTTNNRMELTAAVRALEALAEPYSVTIVTDSEYLKRAFTDGWLDKWQRNGWRTSSRQPVKNRDLWEELLELEKRHRVSWSWTRGHAGHPENEAVDALALAARRTRGRG; this comes from the coding sequence ATGTGTCCGACGCGTAAGCCCACCAAGGCGCAAGCGCCCCTCTTCGGTGCCGAGGAGGACGCGGCGGGCTCGCCAGTCACCCCCCGCGAACACGTGAAGGTGTACACCGACGGCTCGTGCGACACGGCGAGCGGCCACGGCGGTTGGGCCTACATGCTGGAAACGCCCGCCGGCAGGACCACGGCGTCGGGCTACGAGGGCGGCACCACCAACAACCGCATGGAGCTCACGGCCGCCGTTCGCGCGCTGGAGGCGCTCGCGGAACCGTACAGCGTGACGATCGTGACCGACAGCGAGTACCTCAAGCGGGCGTTCACGGACGGCTGGCTCGACAAGTGGCAGCGCAACGGTTGGCGCACCTCGTCCAGGCAGCCGGTCAAGAACCGCGACCTGTGGGAGGAACTGTTGGAGCTCGAGAAGCGCCACCGGGTGAGCTGGTCGTGGACCCGCGGTCATGCCGGTCACCCGGAGAACGAGGCCGTCGACGCCCTGGCCCTCGCGGCCAGACGCACGCGCGGCAGGGGTTAA
- a CDS encoding M20/M25/M40 family metallo-hydrolase, which produces MRALLLALAQTPAPTGSEDARREVVRRLWTEAGLEPRTDAAGNVLAEVGGTEASGAGDAGYVIVAAHLDSVFGPAVDVSVKRGDGRWSGPGIGDNAASLAILTRYLQTRDQSGRARPALLVAATVGEEGLGDLRGARHLVAEAGGGASAFIAFDGVLGTITDLAVGSRRYEARFSAKGGHSWGDYGAPSAVHAAGSAIAALTRVKVPRSPRSSLNVGQVWGGTSINAIAETAGFNLDLRSVDADSLASLDAAAMSAVRQAAERSGALVELIQVGDRPAGSSPNERLVAAARAAYGAVGVTAHTSAGSTDANPAMAAGLPAIAFGGYRGGDAHRLEEWLEPDSLAVGLEAFSELLERLA; this is translated from the coding sequence TTGCGGGCCTTACTCCTGGCACTGGCACAGACCCCCGCGCCGACCGGCTCAGAAGATGCGCGCCGCGAGGTCGTCAGGCGCTTATGGACCGAGGCGGGGCTCGAGCCGCGCACCGACGCCGCGGGGAACGTGCTCGCCGAGGTCGGGGGCACGGAGGCATCCGGCGCAGGCGACGCTGGGTACGTGATCGTTGCCGCGCACCTCGACAGCGTCTTCGGGCCGGCGGTCGACGTGAGCGTGAAACGGGGCGACGGGCGCTGGAGCGGCCCCGGCATCGGCGACAACGCCGCGTCGCTGGCGATACTGACCCGTTACCTACAGACCCGCGACCAGTCCGGGCGCGCCCGGCCCGCCCTCCTGGTCGCGGCCACGGTGGGCGAGGAGGGCCTGGGGGACCTGCGGGGCGCGCGCCACCTCGTGGCCGAGGCGGGCGGTGGGGCGAGCGCGTTCATAGCCTTCGACGGGGTGCTCGGCACCATCACCGACTTGGCCGTCGGCTCGCGCCGTTACGAGGCGCGGTTCAGTGCCAAGGGCGGCCACTCGTGGGGCGACTACGGCGCCCCCAGCGCCGTGCACGCCGCCGGGTCGGCCATCGCGGCGCTCACGCGCGTCAAGGTGCCGCGCTCCCCGCGCTCGAGCCTGAACGTGGGCCAGGTCTGGGGCGGCACCAGCATCAACGCCATCGCCGAGACGGCGGGCTTCAACCTCGACCTCAGGAGCGTCGACGCCGACTCCCTGGCCTCGTTGGACGCCGCGGCCATGAGCGCCGTGCGGCAGGCCGCCGAGCGCTCTGGCGCGCTGGTGGAGTTGATCCAGGTCGGCGACCGCCCGGCGGGCAGCTCCCCGAACGAGCGGCTCGTGGCGGCGGCAAGGGCCGCCTACGGCGCCGTGGGCGTAACGGCGCACACGTCGGCCGGCAGCACGGACGCCAACCCGGCCATGGCCGCCGGCCTCCCGGCCATCGCGTTCGGCGGTTACCGCGGGGGCGACGCGCACCGCCTGGAAGAGTGGCTCGAACCCGATTCCCTGGCGGTGGGCCTCGAGGCCTTCAGCGAGCTGCTGGAGCGCCTGGCCTAG
- a CDS encoding response regulator transcription factor has product MTRLLLCDDHAMFRQGLRSILETEDDFRVIGEASKGREAIRYALETRPDVILMDIQMPELDGVAATKAILAEHPDARVIILTMYRQDRYVFEAVKAGARGYLLKDAGAAELVDAIRRVAAGETLLNAEMAASILDEFRKLGDMPKHPEHKLSELTEREEAILRLLAQGATNQEIATSLNVSEKTVRNRLSEIFSKLRLNNRTQAALYALREGIASLQDSQQ; this is encoded by the coding sequence ATGACTCGCCTGCTGCTTTGTGACGACCACGCCATGTTCCGGCAGGGCCTCAGGAGCATCCTCGAGACCGAGGACGACTTCCGGGTGATCGGCGAGGCCTCCAAGGGGCGCGAGGCCATCCGCTACGCCCTCGAGACCCGCCCGGACGTCATCCTCATGGACATCCAGATGCCCGAGCTTGACGGCGTGGCCGCCACCAAGGCCATCCTCGCCGAGCACCCCGACGCCCGCGTCATCATCCTCACCATGTACCGGCAGGACCGCTACGTGTTCGAGGCCGTAAAGGCGGGCGCCCGCGGCTACTTGCTCAAGGACGCCGGCGCCGCCGAGCTGGTGGACGCCATCCGCAGGGTCGCCGCCGGCGAGACCCTGCTGAACGCGGAGATGGCCGCCTCCATCCTCGACGAGTTCCGCAAGCTCGGCGACATGCCCAAGCACCCCGAGCACAAGCTGAGCGAGCTGACGGAGCGCGAGGAGGCCATCCTGCGGCTCCTGGCCCAGGGCGCCACCAACCAGGAGATCGCCACGTCGCTCAACGTGAGCGAGAAGACCGTGCGCAATCGCCTCTCCGAGATCTTCTCCAAACTGCGCCTCAACAACCGCACGCAAGCGGCGCTCTACGCCCTGCGCGAGGGGATAGCCAGCCTGCAAGACAGCCAACAGTGA
- a CDS encoding putative dsRNA-binding protein, producing the protein MAHPKGLLIELAQKLGLERPDFNTAKTGPEHEPSFLSDVVIEGEVLGTGQGHSKRDAEKVAAEEALAALERRENSSTGKAGVKKGAAEGGAAGTKSRGGQRGRGRTAAPAAKTPKAGPQPALEAAVDPIELEDDDLAAEFTGPWPMFEGLLGSVVEVAERRVSADLRGDKALAAIHDFSVRLYKGLLADLGEVVEEDEDEED; encoded by the coding sequence ATGGCGCATCCCAAAGGGCTCCTGATCGAACTGGCACAGAAGCTCGGGCTCGAGAGGCCCGACTTCAACACTGCCAAGACGGGGCCAGAACACGAACCTTCGTTCCTCTCGGACGTCGTCATCGAGGGCGAGGTGCTTGGCACGGGCCAGGGCCACTCGAAACGCGACGCCGAGAAGGTGGCCGCCGAGGAGGCCCTTGCCGCCCTCGAACGCCGAGAGAACTCCAGCACCGGTAAGGCCGGCGTCAAGAAGGGCGCTGCGGAGGGAGGCGCCGCCGGCACGAAGTCGCGGGGCGGCCAGCGGGGCCGCGGGCGCACCGCTGCCCCGGCCGCCAAGACCCCCAAGGCCGGCCCGCAGCCGGCGCTCGAGGCCGCCGTCGACCCCATCGAGCTCGAGGATGACGACCTGGCCGCCGAGTTCACGGGGCCCTGGCCGATGTTCGAGGGCCTGCTCGGCAGCGTGGTGGAGGTCGCCGAGCGGCGCGTCTCCGCGGACCTGCGAGGCGACAAGGCGCTCGCCGCCATCCACGACTTCTCGGTCAGGCTCTACAAGGGACTCCTCGCCGACCTCGGCGAGGTGGTCGAGGAGGACGAGGACGAAGAGGACTGA